CCCGAATATAGACGGGAAGATTATAAAAATACCCGCTTTTCTATCTATTTTCCCACTCGTCATTGGAGGACTATCCGCCGACGAGACAGGGTGAACAGGCGGACGCCTCGTTCGACGTTCGCATCACCAGATCACTGTGTTCACGCATCGAGCCGGGCTGCGAAAAACGGCGGTTTGGGATCGTCCTCGCCTCCCATCTCCGGGGCATCCCATTCACCCGTAATCCGAAACCCCGCGTTCTGTAGCTGTTTCCTGGTGGTCTCTGCTCCAGCCATACTCCATGTCATCTTGACGTCAGTATCGAGCCAATCGGTGTTCGTGCGTTCGAACTCCGTCGGAGATTCCGAGAGGAGGACGCGTCCGCCGGGAGAAAGAACACGTGCGAACTCATCAAGAACTGTTTGATGATCCGTGAGTGGAATGTGAATCACGGAGCGATACGCCGTCACGGCTTCGAAAACATCATCTCGAAACGGAAGCATCGTCATATCACCCTGTACAAGCAGTGCAGGCGAGACTGTTTCAGCGGCGAGCCGAAGTTGTTCACGGGAGAAATCGAGGCCAACCGCAGTCGTTCTCTCGCACAATCGACGAAGAATTGGTGTTCCTTGTCCACACCCAGCGTCGAGGATGCGTGTCGGCTCCGAAAGTGAATCGAGGAAATGATCGAGTATCACCATTTCACGACGACTCCCAGGGCGTTTTGCGGCGTATGTCTCCGCAAGTTCGTCGTATCCTCGACGGATCTTCTCTTTCTTTCCCATCTGCGAGACGTATGGCGGACAAACGTTCAATCTCTCGTCTACGGTGACTGTTCGT
The nucleotide sequence above comes from Halocatena marina. Encoded proteins:
- a CDS encoding class I SAM-dependent methyltransferase, whose translation is MGKKEKIRRGYDELAETYAAKRPGSRREMVILDHFLDSLSEPTRILDAGCGQGTPILRRLCERTTAVGLDFSREQLRLAAETVSPALLVQGDMTMLPFRDDVFEAVTAYRSVIHIPLTDHQTVLDEFARVLSPGGRVLLSESPTEFERTNTDWLDTDVKMTWSMAGAETTRKQLQNAGFRITGEWDAPEMGGEDDPKPPFFAARLDA